Proteins encoded within one genomic window of Setaria italica strain Yugu1 chromosome IV, Setaria_italica_v2.0, whole genome shotgun sequence:
- the LOC111256997 gene encoding uncharacterized protein LOC111256997 translates to MAAYCNEVRKLEDKFDGLELNHVARRFNEATDELAKAASGRMPVPDGVFVSDQLRPSIHYLEPAGPREVGNAPPVPDPSTGPEGINAALPDSALEAKPSDPVVMEITADPAAGADPPIDWRAPYLDYLVRGTLPADKTEARRIARRAKSFTIIDQELYKRSHTGILQRCIPIEQGKALIQDIHARACGHHAVPRTLVGNAFRQGFYWPTAVADATQVVRTCEGCQFFARQTHLPAQALQTIPITWPFAVWELDLFTGKRFLQFCDDHHIRVDWAAVAHPRTNGQVERANGMILQGLKPRIFDRLKKFGGRWVAELPAVLWSLRTT, encoded by the exons atggcagcctactgcaacgaggtccgcaagctcgaggacaagttcgacgggttggagctcaaccacgtcgcaaggcgcttcaacgaagccaccgacgagctggcaaaggcggcgtctggccggatgcccgtccccgacggtgttttcgttagcgaccagttgaGGCCTTCAATCCATTATCTGGAGCCGGCAGGG CCGAGGGAGGTCGGCAACGCACCACCTGTCCCAGACCCGAGCACCGGTCCCGAGGGAATCAACGCTGCCTTACCTGACTCGGCCCTGGAAGCCAAGCcatccgaccccgtggtcatggaaatcacggcagaccccgcggcgggggccgaccccccaatcgactggagagccccgtacctcgactaccttgtccgcggcacgctcccggcagacaaaacagaagcccgcaggatcgcgcgccgtgcaaaatccttcaccatcattgaccaggagctctacaagagaagtcacactgggatcctccagcgctgcatcccgattgagcagggaaaggcgctgatccaggatatccacgccagggcttgtggtcaccacgccgtGCCAAGGACACttgttggcaacgccttccgacaaggtttttactggccaactgcggtcgcggatgctacccaggtagtccgcacctgtgaaggatgccagttctttgcccgccaaactcacctgcccgcgcaggcgttgcaaaccatccccatcacatggccATTTGCGGTCTGGgagctggatctc ttcaccgggaagagatttctccagttctgcgacgaccaccacattcgagtggattgggcggcagtggcgcacccccgcacgaacgggcaagtcgagcgagccaacggcatgatactccagggtctcaagccacggatcttcgaccgccttaaaaagttcggcggacggtgggttgcggagcttccagcagtcctctggagcttgaggacgacc